In Novosphingobium sp., the genomic window CCCAGCTCATAGGCATCGTCCGGTGTGAAGGCGTGCACCGCCAGACGGGTAATCCCCGTTTCCGGGTCGAGGGTGACAGTGACATGGCGGTTATAATATTTCAGCAACCGCTCGGGCGAAGGATTGTCTTGCCACAGGCGGCTGACAGGATCGATAAAGGGGCGGCGGAACCGCTCAACCAGCCTGTCCTGTTGGCGCAACTGGGCCGCCGCATCGTTGGATTGCAGATAATCGTTGACCATATAGGCTTCGGTTGAAACCGTCGAAACGCCCAGGTTCATGCCCAGCAACTGGCCCATGCCGCTGGGAGCGCCAGAGGCATCGGCGCGGCGCACCACAAAATCGACGGTGGTTTCATACTGGTCGGATGCAATCAAGTAATAATAGGCCGCGACCAGCGCTGTGGGCAGGACAACCAGCAGCAGCAGATAACGATAGACATACACCAGTTGCCGCACACGAGCCCCCCAGCCCCGCGACGAACCGACGGACTGCGCGTCTTTGGGGCTGATAATTCCTAACATTGTCATTCAATCCTTGCGTCGATCCGCTTTGCGTTTGTCAATTGACGTGCATGTGCTCGCGTACATTGCGAATGGCCACAAGGCCCCAGCAGAGCATCAGCATCGTGAAGCCCAGAACGTAGCGCGGGTAGATGTAATTGGGATTTGCATTGGCGAACAGGCCATAGCGGGCAGCCTCGAAAATCGTCACCATGGGGTTCCACGCCATGAGTTCGCGCGCCCATGGCGGCAGGATGCTCATGGTGAAAAAGGCGCCGCTGAGCGGGAACATGAAATAGGAAAAGGGGTGCACAAACCGGCCGATCAGATGGTTCGTGTAGGTGATGGCCGCCACCACCATGCACATGGCATGCGTCATGACACCCATGCCGATGATGGCGCCGAACAGATACAGCGGCCGCACCGGCAGTTCCATCAACCCCAGCATCAGCCCGATGCTGCACAGCACGGCATAGGCGAACAGGGCGCCGATCATTTCGACCAGCGACCGCGACAGCATGATGTCGAAAGGGGTGATCTGGGCATGATAGAGCAGCGTCGTGACGCCGTGCAAGGCGCCTTCCGAGCGGTTGAAGCTGTTGCGGAAGATGATAAAAACGCAATAACCTGTCAGCGTGAAGGGGTAGGGGCCCATCCCGCTGGCATGTTCACCCATTTTGCTCACCTGGTGGAGGGTGGTGATCACACTGGCCAGCATCATCGGTTCCGCCATCATCCACAGGAAGCCGATGTTGTCACGACCATACCGCGCCTGCATCTCGCGCAGGATCAAAGCCTTGATGACCGCTTGCTGGGTCAGCCACGCATCGATGAACGAGCGCCGCATCTCTCCGGTTTTATTCACTTTCGGGCAATCCAGATAAATCGACTGGTGGCACCTTCCGGGGGGTGCCAGCTGTCCCCTGCGGGAAACGCCAGTTGCATCACATCATGCCCCAGGCCGATGCAATACAAGGCCAGTTGCTGCATACGGTTGCGGAACGCAAGCGCCTCTCCATCCCCGGTCATGTTAATCATCATGATCAGAAAGCCGTCTTTTGCAAGGCATTGCATCATCCTCTCGCAAAAGGTTTCCAGTCGCCCGGCCCCTTGCCACTGGGCTGGCACCGCCGCGATTGCGAAATCGCAAAGCCCCTCTGCCCTGTCCAGCGCAAGCAGGTCCACATCCTCGCGATCAAGCGTGAGGAGATGAATCGCGCAACCGGCGGCTTCCAGCGTGCCGAGCAGCGCCGCCTCGGCAAGGTCGACGATCAGCCCCTTGTTGCCATCGGCGATCAGCCCGCCAAAATCGAGCATCTGGAGAGCGGTGCCGCTGCTCCAGCAGTCCAGCGCATTGCCCCCGCGTTTGTCGAGCAGCGGCCAGCGGCCGCGCAACATCCGTTCGGCCTCGGGGTCCCATTGCATGGGCTGGGAAAAGGGAAGGTCTAGCGAGGGCCCCTTGTCGGCGATCAGGCGCCGCGCTGTCGTGGTTGCTGCCGGGTCGCTGCGGGCGCGGTCTGCCGTGTTGCCCCCGGCATGCGGGGCGGGCCTGGCATGCGCAGTGGGCGTGACCAGCTCTTCCAGAGCGATGTCGAGCCCGTCGGCCTGCAAATCGGAGGCGCCGGTGGCAAAGGCATAGAGGGCATATCTGACCCCCTCGACCGCCAGAAACCGCAGGCTTCTTGCCAGATCCTCTCCGCCAAGATTGTCCAGATCCACCCGAATGCTGGCCGCAACCGAGGCATCGCGCCCCGGCGGCAAGGCCATGACCCTGATGTTCAATTCGCCAAAGGTCGCGCGGGCACAACGAATGGTGGCATGAAAGACGGCGCGCCCGGGCGCTGCGTCCAGATAGTCCGTGTGAAAGCAATAGCGCAGATCCGATGCCGGATCTGGCCCCCCCAGTCCTGGAATCAGGCTGGAATGGCCCACAAAGAAAGAAAAAGGATCAACTACCCGCATGGTCGCTCACATCGGGGCAAGGTTCCGCCTGTCGCAAACGTCATCAGGCAGGCCTGCGGACGATCAGACCAAATGACGTGGTTACCCAGCGGTCGAGTTGCAGCTTGAGATGATTGTCCGCCGCATAGGGCGGCATGTCAATGTGCCGGTCCAGCGCCTCATCGCCCAGGTCCCAGTTGACCTCGACCTCAAAACCTTGCGCTTGCAAATCGGCGATCATGGCCTCGAAATCGCGC contains:
- a CDS encoding ABC transporter permease, with the translated sequence MNKTGEMRRSFIDAWLTQQAVIKALILREMQARYGRDNIGFLWMMAEPMMLASVITTLHQVSKMGEHASGMGPYPFTLTGYCVFIIFRNSFNRSEGALHGVTTLLYHAQITPFDIMLSRSLVEMIGALFAYAVLCSIGLMLGLMELPVRPLYLFGAIIGMGVMTHAMCMVVAAITYTNHLIGRFVHPFSYFMFPLSGAFFTMSILPPWARELMAWNPMVTIFEAARYGLFANANPNYIYPRYVLGFTMLMLCWGLVAIRNVREHMHVN